One genomic segment of Nonomuraea coxensis DSM 45129 includes these proteins:
- a CDS encoding winged helix-turn-helix domain-containing protein — MDFKPDELRWQAVADEIRRRIADGVYRPGMPVPGEPRLAVELGVSKGTARRALNALLADGTLYSVLGKGTFVSQPDSAAATES; from the coding sequence ATGGACTTCAAGCCCGATGAGCTCCGCTGGCAGGCGGTGGCAGACGAGATCCGACGCAGGATCGCCGACGGGGTCTACCGGCCCGGCATGCCCGTCCCGGGCGAGCCGCGCCTGGCGGTCGAGTTGGGCGTGTCCAAGGGAACCGCGCGCCGCGCGCTGAACGCCTTGCTCGCAGACGGCACGCTGTACTCCGTCCTGGGCAAAGGCACCTTCGTTAGCCAGCCTGACAGTGCGGCTGCCACAGAAAGCTAG
- a CDS encoding ROK family protein has protein sequence MGSKAWYVVGLDNGGNANNATVLDDAGRFLVPGMVESPSLVREGPKAALRALAEAMEQVLEVANVQRAAVAGVGLDTPGPASAYGVISSRGSTNFVHPEWAGFDIRTALEDLLQVPVVYSNDANAAALYAHHTYFGAEEAGRRSSVSAIVGTGLGGGVVEAGQVVRGAAGMAGELGHIPLPPGGVLEDGQGLPACNCGNVCDVESLASLTGIEKNLLPYWLGRYPDHPLAAEPLPVAARALRGYAEREDPLALSVFDQQAKALGMLFTVAANFTDPHAYFLGGGVVVAGARFRDWLLGRVRAHTALRAEQREAAVFALVPDLDMAGARGAAIAAREVLKPAG, from the coding sequence ATGGGCTCCAAGGCGTGGTACGTCGTCGGGCTCGACAACGGGGGGAATGCCAACAACGCCACCGTTCTCGATGACGCGGGCCGGTTCCTCGTCCCTGGGATGGTCGAGTCGCCGAGCCTGGTGCGGGAGGGGCCGAAGGCGGCGCTGCGGGCGTTGGCGGAGGCTATGGAGCAGGTGCTGGAGGTCGCGAACGTCCAGCGGGCGGCCGTGGCGGGGGTGGGGCTGGACACGCCGGGGCCGGCGAGTGCGTACGGGGTCATCTCGTCCCGTGGGTCGACGAACTTCGTGCATCCGGAGTGGGCCGGGTTCGACATTCGTACGGCGCTGGAGGATTTGCTGCAGGTGCCGGTCGTGTACAGCAATGACGCCAATGCGGCGGCGTTGTACGCCCATCACACCTACTTCGGTGCGGAGGAGGCGGGGCGGCGGTCGTCGGTGTCGGCGATTGTCGGGACGGGGCTCGGGGGCGGGGTGGTCGAGGCGGGCCAGGTCGTCCGGGGGGCGGCGGGCATGGCGGGCGAGCTTGGGCACATTCCGCTTCCGCCGGGTGGCGTGCTGGAGGACGGGCAAGGGTTGCCGGCGTGCAACTGCGGCAACGTGTGCGATGTCGAGAGCCTGGCCTCGCTGACCGGGATCGAGAAGAACCTGCTGCCGTACTGGCTGGGGCGGTATCCGGATCATCCGCTGGCGGCCGAGCCGTTACCGGTGGCGGCCAGGGCGTTGCGCGGGTACGCCGAGCGTGAGGATCCGCTGGCGTTGAGTGTGTTCGATCAGCAGGCCAAGGCGCTGGGGATGTTGTTCACGGTCGCGGCGAACTTCACCGATCCGCACGCGTACTTCCTGGGCGGGGGTGTCGTGGTGGCCGGGGCGCGGTTCCGGGACTGGCTGCTGGGGCGGGTGCGGGCGCATACCGCGCTGCGGGCCGAGCAGCGGGAGGCGGCGGTGTTCGCGCTGGTTCCTGATCTGGACATGGCGGGGGCGCGGGGGGCGGCGATCGCGGCGCGCGAAGTTCTGAAGCCCGCGGGTTGA
- a CDS encoding 3'-5' exonuclease: METDDEVLGRIDVLTVDQVARRLVDEHVGKATLVREEEEKDIWRRIVRRRSLDLSERFLREEWRQVVLAQAITSADGYLRARRTGRGRRLGPLQRAQVWRAIDEFQQELTDRNYRTFESTCVEAVRVLAELNARPYDHVIVDEAQDLHPVRWRVLRAAVAEGPNDLFIASDTHQRIYDNRVSLNSIGIRLAGRSTRLRINYRTTEEILNWSCAMLAGEKIDDLDGRPSSLIGCRSEVHGARPDLYGAPTKNAELAHLVEILRGWLAAGVDPEEIGVAARSETVGQSAADALIRAGIDASYLSRDRDGLDGHVRVTTMHRMKGLEFRCVAVIGVSASQLPAANAVTPIDEDATTHANDVQRERCLLFVAATRARERLHVSWHGEPSAFLNLASG, translated from the coding sequence TTGGAGACGGACGACGAAGTACTGGGCCGCATCGACGTGCTGACCGTCGATCAGGTGGCTCGCCGGCTGGTCGACGAGCACGTGGGGAAAGCCACCCTTGTCCGAGAGGAGGAGGAGAAGGACATCTGGCGACGGATCGTCCGGCGTCGAAGTCTTGACCTCAGCGAGAGATTCCTGCGCGAGGAGTGGCGGCAGGTCGTTCTCGCGCAAGCGATCACGTCCGCCGACGGCTATCTACGGGCACGTCGAACAGGTCGCGGACGACGGCTGGGGCCTCTTCAGCGCGCCCAGGTCTGGCGGGCCATCGACGAGTTTCAGCAGGAGTTGACCGACCGCAATTACCGTACCTTCGAGTCGACCTGCGTCGAGGCGGTGCGCGTGCTGGCTGAACTGAACGCCCGGCCCTATGACCATGTGATCGTAGACGAGGCGCAGGACCTGCATCCGGTGCGTTGGCGGGTCCTTCGCGCTGCGGTCGCCGAGGGCCCGAACGACCTGTTCATCGCCAGTGACACCCATCAGCGGATCTACGACAATCGTGTGTCCCTCAATTCGATCGGTATCCGGCTCGCCGGTCGCTCGACCAGGCTGAGGATCAACTACCGGACTACCGAGGAGATCCTCAACTGGAGCTGCGCCATGCTGGCCGGCGAAAAGATCGACGATCTCGATGGAAGGCCGAGCAGCCTGATCGGATGCCGCTCCGAAGTTCATGGTGCCAGGCCGGACCTGTACGGCGCCCCCACCAAGAACGCCGAGTTGGCTCATCTGGTCGAGATCCTACGAGGCTGGCTTGCCGCCGGAGTGGACCCCGAGGAGATCGGGGTAGCGGCTCGCTCCGAGACGGTGGGCCAATCGGCCGCAGACGCTCTGATCCGTGCCGGCATCGACGCCTCCTATCTCTCCCGAGACCGCGACGGGCTTGACGGCCACGTCCGAGTCACGACCATGCATCGGATGAAAGGGCTGGAATTCCGTTGCGTCGCGGTGATCGGTGTGAGCGCGAGCCAGTTGCCCGCAGCGAACGCGGTCACACCGATCGACGAGGATGCGACCACTCATGCAAACGACGTTCAGCGAGAGCGATGTCTGCTCTTCGTGGCCGCCACCCGCGCCCGCGAACGTCTCCACGTCTCCTGGCACGGCGAACCGAGCGCGTTCCTCAACCTCGCCAGTGGTTGA
- a CDS encoding very short patch repair endonuclease: MAMGVERPTRASSEGVRKSMQSNRGKGTRPELALRRAVHALGLRYRVSIRPLPSVRRTADLVFTKAKVAVFMDGCFWHGCPDHHTKSATNAEYWAEKVRRNRERDAETDRLLQEAGWTVIRVWEHEEATLSAEMVAEAVRAAQRSRDAV, encoded by the coding sequence ATGGCCATGGGAGTGGAGAGGCCGACCCGCGCCTCCAGCGAGGGTGTCCGGAAGAGCATGCAGTCCAACCGTGGCAAGGGCACCCGGCCCGAGCTCGCTCTGAGGCGTGCCGTTCACGCCCTGGGCCTTCGCTACCGTGTCTCCATTCGTCCTCTTCCCTCTGTACGACGCACTGCCGACCTCGTCTTCACCAAGGCCAAAGTGGCCGTCTTCATGGATGGGTGCTTCTGGCACGGCTGCCCCGACCACCACACAAAGTCCGCCACCAATGCGGAGTACTGGGCAGAGAAGGTTCGCAGGAACAGGGAACGCGACGCCGAGACGGACCGGCTTCTCCAAGAAGCGGGGTGGACGGTGATCCGCGTCTGGGAGCATGAGGAAGCTACCCTATCTGCGGAAATGGTTGCGGAGGCTGTCCGAGCGGCTCAGCGTTCACGGGACGCAGTTTGA
- a CDS encoding zinc-binding dehydrogenase: protein MPDPEPGPGQVVVGMAVADVIFLDTLLRAGWGQEFFPRELPYVPGGGGAGEVLEVGEGVDPAWVGRRVVARTSTGYAERVVAGIEEIVAIPDGLAYEPAAALVHDGVTALGMARLGMPEEGEWVLVSAAAGGAGSLLVQLAAEAGARVVAAASSDDKLALAKELGAEAGVDYTRPDWVERVRELTGGGVSLAYDGAGGALGAETAEAVADGGRWVTYGTGEGFTTPDQEAAARRGVRLHFPLMEGPPAPAEVLEPLELALRRAAEGRWRPAIGAVYPLERAADAHRALAARTTVGKSLLSIRLT, encoded by the coding sequence ATGCCCGATCCGGAGCCCGGTCCGGGGCAGGTGGTGGTCGGGATGGCGGTGGCGGATGTGATCTTCCTGGACACGCTGCTGCGTGCCGGGTGGGGGCAGGAGTTCTTTCCTCGGGAGCTGCCGTACGTGCCCGGCGGCGGCGGAGCGGGCGAGGTCCTGGAGGTCGGCGAGGGCGTGGATCCGGCGTGGGTCGGGCGGCGGGTGGTCGCGCGGACGTCCACGGGGTACGCCGAGCGGGTCGTCGCCGGAATCGAGGAGATTGTGGCGATTCCGGACGGGCTGGCGTACGAGCCGGCGGCGGCCCTCGTGCACGACGGCGTGACCGCGCTCGGCATGGCCCGGCTGGGCATGCCCGAGGAAGGGGAATGGGTGCTGGTGTCGGCGGCGGCCGGCGGGGCGGGGTCGCTGCTGGTGCAGCTCGCCGCCGAGGCGGGGGCGCGGGTGGTGGCCGCCGCGTCCAGTGACGACAAGCTGGCGCTGGCGAAGGAGCTGGGCGCGGAGGCGGGCGTCGACTACACGCGGCCGGACTGGGTCGAACGGGTGCGGGAGCTCACCGGCGGCGGGGTCTCGCTGGCGTACGACGGGGCGGGCGGGGCGCTCGGCGCGGAGACCGCGGAAGCCGTGGCCGACGGCGGGCGGTGGGTCACGTACGGGACGGGCGAGGGTTTCACCACGCCCGACCAGGAGGCGGCGGCGCGGCGGGGCGTACGGCTGCACTTCCCGCTGATGGAGGGGCCGCCCGCGCCGGCGGAGGTGCTCGAACCACTGGAGCTGGCGCTGCGCCGGGCGGCGGAAGGGCGGTGGCGGCCCGCGATCGGGGCCGTCTACCCCCTGGAGCGGGCCGCCGACGCGCATCGGGCGCTGGCGGCGCGGACGACGGTGGGCAAGTCGCTGCTGTCGATCCGCCTCACCTGA
- a CDS encoding ISL3 family transposase produces MHNPIETSTEATLLLDLEGLHVVKVERDHDGHRIVHVVTADESARACPACGVFSVTVKERVATRPRDLRAGDSPYTLLWHKLRWSCREPLCPRGSFTEQIPQVSAGMRTTARLRRACGRAIADGGRTVTQAARDHRLSWPIAMRELRAYATEVLPDQPEPTPVIGIDEIRRGRPRWEQDPDTGKYRLIADRWHVGFTDLATGQGLLGQVEGRLSTSVAAWLNARPKAWRTALTHVAIDMCQTFRCAVRAALPHAIIVVDHFHLVQLANGKLADLRRRLTWKMRDRRGRTGDPEYDHRRLLRSNREDLTDEQIAILERDLTRIGTYGRHILAGWHAKEKLRYLLALARTNPARSTIAHRLHAFYIWCADHPYLPELVTLAETVASWWKEIEAFLLTGITNAKSEGTNRVIKLEARCAYGFRNPANQRLRSRCATTRESRNRAIPA; encoded by the coding sequence GTGCACAATCCTATCGAGACCTCCACCGAGGCGACACTGCTGCTTGATCTGGAGGGCCTGCACGTGGTCAAGGTCGAGCGCGACCACGACGGCCATCGGATCGTCCACGTCGTCACCGCCGACGAATCCGCCCGTGCCTGCCCGGCCTGCGGCGTCTTCTCCGTCACCGTCAAGGAACGGGTGGCCACCCGGCCACGGGACCTGCGCGCGGGCGACTCCCCGTACACCCTGCTGTGGCACAAACTCCGGTGGAGCTGTCGCGAGCCGCTGTGCCCTCGAGGCTCGTTCACCGAGCAGATCCCGCAGGTCAGCGCCGGAATGCGGACGACCGCCCGGCTACGCCGCGCCTGCGGACGCGCGATCGCCGACGGCGGCCGCACCGTCACCCAAGCCGCCCGCGACCACCGTCTCTCCTGGCCCATCGCGATGCGCGAACTACGCGCCTACGCCACCGAGGTACTGCCCGACCAGCCCGAACCCACCCCCGTGATCGGCATCGACGAGATCCGCCGAGGCCGCCCCCGCTGGGAGCAAGACCCCGACACCGGGAAATACCGGCTGATCGCAGACCGCTGGCACGTCGGCTTCACCGACCTGGCCACCGGCCAGGGACTGCTCGGCCAGGTCGAAGGCCGCCTCTCCACATCAGTGGCGGCCTGGTTGAACGCCCGCCCAAAGGCATGGCGAACGGCGCTCACCCACGTGGCGATCGACATGTGCCAGACCTTCCGCTGCGCGGTCCGCGCCGCCCTGCCCCACGCGATCATCGTGGTCGACCACTTCCACCTCGTGCAACTGGCCAACGGCAAGCTCGCCGACCTGCGCCGCCGCCTGACCTGGAAGATGCGTGACCGTCGCGGCCGAACGGGAGATCCCGAATACGACCACCGGCGGCTGCTGCGCTCCAACCGCGAAGACCTCACCGACGAGCAGATCGCCATCCTGGAACGCGACCTGACCAGGATCGGAACCTACGGCCGACACATCCTGGCCGGCTGGCACGCCAAGGAGAAACTGCGATACCTGCTCGCACTGGCCCGCACCAACCCTGCCCGCTCGACGATCGCCCACCGCCTGCACGCCTTCTACATCTGGTGCGCCGACCATCCCTACCTGCCCGAACTCGTCACCCTCGCCGAGACCGTCGCCTCCTGGTGGAAGGAGATCGAGGCGTTCCTGCTCACCGGGATCACCAACGCCAAGAGCGAGGGCACCAACCGAGTCATCAAGCTCGAAGCCCGCTGCGCATACGGCTTCCGCAACCCGGCCAACCAACGCCTCCGGTCACGCTGCGCAACCACACGAGAGAGTCGAAACCGCGCCATTCCCGCTTAA
- a CDS encoding nuclear transport factor 2 family protein: MTRPPVPPFTEETARIKVQAAEDAWNTRDPDRVALAYTEDSVWRNRHEFLQGRDEIREFLRRKWDRELDYALRKDLWAVSGDRIAVRFQYESRDPSGQWWRSYGNELWEFDENGLMRRREASINDVRIEESERRLFGPRHDPEPPLPLR, translated from the coding sequence ATGACCCGCCCACCCGTCCCGCCCTTCACCGAGGAGACCGCCCGCATCAAGGTCCAGGCCGCCGAGGACGCCTGGAACACCCGCGACCCCGACCGCGTCGCCCTCGCGTACACGGAGGACTCCGTCTGGCGCAACCGCCACGAGTTCCTCCAGGGCCGCGACGAGATCAGGGAGTTCCTGCGCCGCAAATGGGACCGAGAGCTGGACTACGCCCTGCGCAAGGATCTGTGGGCGGTGTCCGGGGACCGCATCGCCGTACGCTTCCAGTACGAGAGCCGCGACCCCTCCGGCCAGTGGTGGCGCAGCTACGGCAACGAGCTGTGGGAGTTCGACGAGAACGGGCTGATGCGGCGGCGCGAGGCCAGCATCAACGACGTACGCATCGAGGAGTCGGAACGCCGCCTCTTCGGCCCCCGCCACGACCCCGAGCCGCCGCTGCCGCTCAGGTGA
- a CDS encoding DNA translocase FtsK has translation MSEEIILSGRYRLDSELGRGAMGVVWRAYDQRLDREIAVKVFPHHVDLDQRRLDRFRAEARLCGRLQHPGIVVVHDADEDNGRLFFVMELLEGTDLAKVMSKSRNGLPIDRVVNIGARLSEALAAAHAKKVIHRDVKPANIMLLPRDRPKICDFGIARVVDAGHATMQVGTPAYAAPEQSDGAPDERSDLYSLGCVLYEMATGDRPFHGNTWHLLFQHATKSPTPPSSVRSDIPSPLEELILQLLAKKPEERPQSAAEVADRLRAMRLPAHSSGGSGTDQLPSDRLLKAGTSGRKHTDIDDAMAKAIGAVLHEARVDAKVAGYVRTPELTRFEVRLGPTTSEAEILGLAAEFVKATNNSAIRLAPMRRSTSPLPDAAAVGVEVPHRAPDLLSLGDILREAPEGRSLLAGLGHSEDGAPVFLNFDKTAHVLIGGSGGPFDPLRTITASFAMRHQPKHLRMVMIGRRSPFIQLPHVVDQAQGNPLAWALAEIDCRYADLTSRHCRTTEEFNREVREGRFPAPIGALGDATMAHPDVVVVIDELAEVDDGEAVRELTREGRAVGFHVIARAAEPVENVLNSRIKAYFPARLALPMNTVEESLNVLDRIGADVLGSGSALLLTGGSSEPDKVRLAAISDEEIAAIVNHWRG, from the coding sequence GTGAGCGAGGAGATCATCCTGTCCGGCCGCTACCGGCTGGACAGCGAACTCGGCCGTGGCGCCATGGGCGTGGTATGGAGGGCATACGATCAGCGCCTGGACCGAGAGATCGCCGTAAAGGTCTTCCCTCATCATGTGGATCTCGACCAGCGGAGACTCGATCGTTTCCGCGCCGAAGCCAGGCTCTGCGGCCGGCTCCAACACCCGGGCATTGTCGTGGTCCATGACGCCGATGAGGACAACGGAAGGTTGTTCTTCGTGATGGAGCTGCTTGAGGGGACCGATCTGGCGAAGGTCATGTCCAAGTCCCGGAACGGCCTTCCGATCGATCGCGTGGTCAATATTGGTGCCCGTCTGAGTGAAGCTCTCGCCGCCGCACACGCCAAGAAGGTCATCCATCGTGACGTCAAGCCGGCCAACATCATGCTCCTTCCTCGCGACCGACCCAAGATCTGCGATTTCGGCATCGCCAGGGTCGTCGACGCGGGCCACGCCACCATGCAAGTGGGCACCCCCGCTTATGCGGCGCCCGAGCAGAGCGACGGCGCACCGGATGAGCGCAGCGACCTCTATTCATTAGGGTGCGTGCTCTATGAGATGGCCACCGGTGATCGGCCCTTCCACGGCAACACCTGGCATCTTCTCTTCCAGCACGCCACCAAGAGCCCGACACCTCCTTCCAGCGTCCGAAGTGACATACCGTCGCCGTTGGAGGAGCTGATCCTGCAACTCCTGGCCAAGAAGCCGGAAGAACGTCCACAGTCGGCCGCCGAGGTGGCTGACAGACTGCGTGCCATGCGTCTGCCTGCTCACAGCAGCGGTGGCAGTGGAACCGACCAACTTCCGTCCGACCGGCTCTTGAAGGCCGGCACGTCGGGGCGCAAACATACTGACATTGATGACGCCATGGCCAAGGCCATCGGTGCCGTTCTGCACGAAGCCCGAGTCGATGCAAAGGTCGCCGGATACGTCCGCACTCCCGAACTGACCCGGTTCGAGGTAAGGCTCGGCCCAACCACATCCGAGGCCGAGATCCTCGGCTTGGCCGCTGAATTCGTCAAGGCCACGAACAACAGTGCCATCCGATTGGCGCCCATGCGGCGATCGACTTCCCCCTTGCCCGATGCGGCCGCTGTCGGCGTCGAAGTTCCTCACCGTGCCCCCGACCTACTCAGTCTGGGCGACATCCTTCGTGAAGCTCCCGAAGGCAGGTCACTGCTTGCAGGTCTCGGTCACAGCGAGGACGGGGCGCCCGTCTTCCTCAACTTCGATAAGACAGCACATGTCCTGATCGGCGGAAGCGGAGGACCATTCGATCCGCTTCGGACCATCACCGCCTCGTTCGCGATGCGACATCAACCGAAGCACCTTCGCATGGTCATGATCGGACGAAGGAGTCCCTTTATCCAGCTCCCCCATGTTGTCGATCAGGCTCAAGGAAACCCGCTCGCTTGGGCTTTGGCCGAAATCGACTGCCGCTACGCCGATTTGACGTCTAGGCATTGCCGCACCACCGAGGAGTTCAACCGAGAAGTTCGCGAGGGTAGGTTTCCGGCCCCCATCGGTGCACTCGGCGACGCCACCATGGCGCATCCCGATGTGGTCGTGGTCATCGACGAGTTGGCCGAGGTCGATGACGGTGAAGCGGTCAGGGAGCTGACAAGGGAAGGACGCGCGGTCGGGTTCCATGTCATCGCCCGAGCGGCCGAGCCAGTCGAAAACGTGCTCAACAGCCGGATCAAGGCCTACTTCCCCGCCCGGCTGGCTCTTCCCATGAACACGGTCGAGGAGAGCTTGAATGTGCTGGACCGGATAGGAGCCGACGTGCTGGGTTCGGGCAGCGCGTTGTTGCTAACCGGCGGAAGCAGCGAGCCGGACAAGGTGAGACTCGCTGCGATCTCTGACGAGGAGATCGCAGCGATCGTCAACCACTGGCGAGGTTGA
- a CDS encoding AAA family ATPase produces MPRLGIHQDFLQDLIRLERPVQQKVVQTITKFEQTSHAGAHLEKLSDIRDERFKSIRIDRKYRGIVLVPQAGDTFTLLRVDTHDEAYAWVRHRRVSVNMVTGCMEIRDDAIIDDTIEGMTRTSSETVRLLFEHVSDADLIRLGIDEQMLRFTRMLTDVAMLEALDGKLPQIQYDVLLGLAAGMSPEEVWNDVVGTNAAPEKIDPDDLIAATQRMSHKVALVEGPEELMELFAKPFARWRVYLHPLQREAAYGSYTGTAQVTGGPGTGKTVVALHRARHLAREGGRVLLTTFTGSRKLSGNGAVSTLSCGCAA; encoded by the coding sequence ATGCCGCGGCTTGGCATCCACCAGGACTTCCTGCAGGACCTCATTAGGCTGGAGCGCCCCGTCCAGCAGAAGGTCGTCCAAACGATCACCAAGTTCGAACAGACCTCGCATGCCGGCGCGCACCTGGAGAAGCTCAGCGACATCCGAGATGAGCGCTTCAAGAGCATCCGAATCGACCGCAAATATCGCGGTATCGTGCTGGTACCGCAGGCGGGTGACACCTTCACGTTGCTCCGGGTGGACACCCACGACGAGGCTTACGCCTGGGTACGGCATCGCCGCGTGTCGGTGAACATGGTCACCGGATGCATGGAGATCCGTGATGACGCGATCATCGACGACACGATCGAGGGAATGACGCGGACCTCGTCCGAGACCGTGCGCCTGCTCTTCGAACACGTCTCCGATGCGGACCTGATCCGGTTGGGCATCGACGAACAGATGCTCAGGTTCACTCGGATGCTCACCGACGTGGCCATGCTCGAAGCCTTGGACGGCAAGCTGCCACAGATCCAATACGACGTTCTCCTCGGACTCGCCGCGGGCATGTCGCCCGAGGAGGTCTGGAACGACGTGGTCGGCACGAACGCCGCACCAGAGAAGATCGATCCCGACGATCTGATCGCCGCCACGCAGCGGATGTCGCACAAGGTGGCCCTCGTGGAAGGGCCGGAAGAACTGATGGAGCTGTTCGCCAAGCCGTTCGCCAGGTGGCGGGTTTACCTGCACCCATTGCAGCGGGAGGCGGCGTACGGGTCCTATACCGGAACGGCGCAGGTGACCGGCGGACCCGGCACCGGCAAGACCGTGGTCGCGCTTCACCGTGCCCGGCACCTGGCCCGAGAGGGCGGCCGAGTGCTGCTGACCACCTTTACCGGCTCTCGGAAGTTAAGCGGGAATGGCGCGGTTTCGACTCTCTCGTGTGGTTGCGCAGCGTGA
- the drmB gene encoding DUF1998 domain-containing protein, whose product MGSLIAIEDQSYIVSGLDSWRVWPSDVIYEPRLQHWLRVARFQLPPADEPSSGDGLRVRIFPEVYSCGVCKKLQEFKRFGSPQGKSVCGSCDKPLTPSRFVVACENGHVDDFPYFEWVHKKTATDRDLSEKVKHELTLESSGQTASLRSVVIKCSCGVQPASLEGAFGKGAMPDLGIKCKGRRPWLGRDAGEPACNATPRTLQRGASAAWFAITRSALSIPPWSQSLQQRLNSHYELLRVFLESGTPDSVILKAIEKTDLMNDGRFTAEEVLAAVHRRHELETSAPPDSDETAFMFESANALRREEYHQLYDGTRIVARDENFECVQASGDGSALPYGIRRSMLVKRLREVRALESFTRVTMPDAAGGDTRRAAMAKSSVDWLPAIEVSGEGVFLVVDEQLVREWEQRPGPVTRAHQIWLNHTRLLRERAAQSGSVKAPGEIKSPVTPRYLLLHTLAHVLINEWSLDCGYPAAALRERLYVDHDMAGVLIYTATSDSAGSLGGVVAQGEHRKLYETLESALARAEWCSQDPPCMESEASGIDSLNLAACYACVLLPETSCETNNVFLDRAMLIGAPDDPATGFFYKGD is encoded by the coding sequence GTGGGATCGTTGATCGCCATCGAGGATCAGTCGTACATAGTGAGCGGGCTGGACAGCTGGCGAGTATGGCCGTCGGACGTCATTTACGAGCCACGCCTGCAGCACTGGCTCCGGGTGGCCAGATTCCAACTCCCGCCGGCGGACGAGCCGTCCTCGGGCGATGGCCTCAGGGTTCGGATCTTCCCCGAGGTGTACTCCTGCGGTGTCTGCAAGAAGCTCCAGGAGTTCAAGCGGTTCGGCTCGCCTCAGGGGAAGAGTGTCTGCGGCTCGTGCGACAAGCCGCTCACACCGTCACGCTTCGTTGTCGCGTGCGAGAACGGGCACGTAGATGACTTTCCCTATTTCGAGTGGGTTCACAAGAAGACCGCAACCGACCGTGACCTGAGCGAGAAGGTCAAGCACGAGCTGACCCTGGAGAGCAGCGGTCAGACGGCCTCGCTCCGCTCAGTCGTGATCAAGTGCTCATGCGGTGTACAGCCTGCGTCCCTGGAGGGCGCCTTCGGCAAGGGTGCGATGCCCGACCTGGGCATCAAGTGTAAGGGGCGGAGGCCATGGCTCGGACGGGACGCCGGCGAACCTGCGTGCAACGCGACGCCTCGTACGCTGCAGCGAGGCGCTTCGGCGGCCTGGTTCGCGATCACGCGGTCAGCGCTGTCCATCCCCCCGTGGTCGCAGTCGCTGCAGCAGCGACTCAACTCGCACTATGAGCTGCTGCGCGTCTTCCTGGAGAGCGGCACGCCCGACTCGGTCATCTTGAAGGCGATCGAGAAGACGGACCTTATGAACGATGGTCGGTTCACAGCGGAGGAAGTCCTCGCCGCTGTGCACAGGCGTCACGAACTGGAGACGAGCGCCCCACCGGACTCCGATGAGACGGCCTTCATGTTCGAGTCGGCCAACGCTCTGAGGCGCGAGGAGTACCACCAGCTCTACGACGGCACCCGGATCGTCGCGAGAGACGAGAACTTCGAGTGCGTCCAGGCTTCCGGCGACGGGAGCGCCCTACCGTACGGGATCAGGCGTTCCATGTTGGTCAAACGGCTGCGCGAGGTGCGGGCGCTCGAGTCGTTCACTCGGGTCACCATGCCGGACGCCGCCGGCGGTGACACCCGTCGCGCCGCCATGGCCAAGAGTTCGGTGGACTGGCTGCCGGCGATCGAGGTCAGTGGCGAAGGCGTGTTCCTCGTCGTTGACGAACAACTCGTACGCGAGTGGGAGCAGCGGCCCGGCCCGGTCACGCGTGCACACCAGATCTGGCTCAATCACACGAGGCTCCTTCGCGAACGTGCGGCACAGTCCGGAAGCGTGAAGGCACCTGGTGAGATCAAATCCCCGGTGACTCCGCGATATTTGCTTCTTCACACGCTCGCACACGTTCTGATCAACGAGTGGAGCCTCGACTGCGGCTATCCGGCGGCAGCGTTGCGCGAGCGACTGTACGTGGACCACGACATGGCCGGAGTGCTGATCTACACCGCGACCAGCGACTCGGCCGGCTCCCTCGGCGGTGTCGTCGCACAAGGCGAGCACCGCAAGCTCTACGAGACCCTCGAATCGGCGCTGGCCCGCGCCGAGTGGTGCTCGCAGGACCCACCGTGCATGGAGTCCGAGGCCAGCGGCATCGACAGTCTGAACCTGGCGGCCTGCTACGCCTGCGTTCTGCTTCCCGAGACCAGTTGTGAGACCAACAACGTCTTCCTCGACCGGGCCATGTTGATCGGAGCCCCAGACGATCCGGCGACCGGTTTCTTCTACAAAGGTGACTAA